In a genomic window of Myxococcales bacterium:
- a CDS encoding ABC transporter ATP-binding protein, translating to MQEPVVALEVQHLTVHYGRRIAVDDLGLTVTAGSMVALLGPNGAGKSTALLAIAGGLRPTQGEISIAGTDLALDPLAAKRKLGLADQPPSLYEYFTVAEHVAMVATVRGADDRAAERALLDELGLAAVADRPCRELSFGMRQRVGLAAALVAEPAVVLLDETLNGLDPHAARRARVCLTAAAARGAAIVMSTHLLDVAERMASRVLIMDQGKLVTDLAGDELRARVAAGPGALEELYVGLVADRGVA from the coding sequence ATGCAAGAGCCAGTCGTAGCGCTCGAGGTCCAGCACCTCACCGTCCACTACGGCCGCCGGATCGCCGTCGACGACCTCGGGCTGACGGTGACCGCGGGGAGCATGGTGGCGCTGCTGGGCCCCAACGGCGCCGGCAAGAGCACCGCGCTGCTCGCGATCGCCGGCGGCCTGCGCCCGACCCAGGGCGAGATCTCGATCGCCGGCACCGACCTCGCGCTCGATCCGCTGGCGGCCAAGCGCAAGCTCGGGCTGGCCGACCAGCCGCCATCGCTCTACGAGTACTTCACCGTGGCCGAGCACGTCGCGATGGTGGCGACCGTGCGCGGCGCCGACGATCGCGCCGCCGAGCGGGCGCTGCTCGACGAGCTGGGGCTGGCGGCGGTGGCCGATCGGCCGTGCCGCGAGCTGTCGTTCGGCATGCGCCAGCGGGTCGGCCTGGCCGCGGCGCTGGTCGCCGAGCCGGCGGTGGTGCTGCTCGACGAGACCCTCAACGGCCTCGACCCGCACGCGGCCCGACGCGCGCGCGTGTGCCTGACCGCCGCCGCCGCGCGCGGCGCCGCGATCGTCATGTCGACCCACCTGCTCGACGTGGCCGAGCGCATGGCGTCGCGCGTGCTGATCATGGACCAGGGCAAGCTCGTCACCGACCTGGCCGGCGACGAGCTGCGCGCGCGCGTGGCCGCGGGGCCGGGCGCGCTCGAGGAGCTCTACGTCGGCCTGGTCGCCGACCGCGGCGTGGCCTGA